The following proteins are co-located in the Desulfurococcus amylolyticus Z-533 genome:
- a CDS encoding DUF5622 domain-containing protein: protein MGLKHGKYIYVKRSDGWYVKVRVLNIRFGKKQEEGIDVNNPTRYIVTGFKTKVPPITAIVISEDALPQPVRSLVNEV, encoded by the coding sequence ATGGGCTTGAAGCATGGTAAATACATCTATGTTAAGAGGAGTGATGGATGGTATGTGAAGGTCAGGGTACTCAATATAAGATTTGGCAAGAAACAAGAGGAGGGCATAGATGTAAATAATCCGACAAGATACATAGTCACCGGGTTTAAGACCAAGGTACCGCCTATCACGGCCATAGTAATCAGCGAGGACGCATTGCCCCAGCCGGTTAGAAGCCTCGTCAACGAGGTTTAG
- a CDS encoding transglutaminase-like domain-containing protein, whose product MSTITKTSTRTVTETSTVTTTLTSEIYRTTTVTTTLSETIMSSTMVTFTSTTTIIEARELTSLELIIPSFRLVDGGGELMLAGRYIVLRYTSWRPVLIMVDAVNNTNYFYLTPFQITVPAVYAKLLEYDGLYYMEIYDVAEITDTISSRGLSRPILLFKALNGWACNIASSTSTINITDCRTTPIKVEAGTGATIIEAVVKYVNTSSIQYVSSLLYGDSQPRDLGNASWRLLQWLEENTSYDYVKADSNYSYIYDPITFANIRKGICTDYALFTATALINLSSSVYILVFNTTKVGHATAGIVIGGGFFILDQGLPPIELEDYFSSLESIIGGVLVGDVFLHEVWIENNTVKLLMIRTSLEDLLRKYPDTNTLDDVTPGFINELINVLRERYRYNPGARPTGCLEFNWGGFKYYSDIFAHEYAVYVADRLTGTLGANIVITDVDVPKSYTIRVCYQG is encoded by the coding sequence GTGTCAACCATCACTAAGACATCTACTAGAACCGTTACTGAGACAAGCACCGTGACCACCACTTTGACCAGCGAGATATATAGGACGACCACCGTAACCACCACCCTCTCAGAGACAATTATGTCGAGCACCATGGTTACATTTACCTCTACAACAACAATTATTGAAGCACGTGAGTTAACCAGCCTGGAGCTGATTATACCGTCGTTCAGACTTGTTGATGGGGGAGGCGAGTTAATGCTTGCTGGACGTTACATAGTCCTGAGATATACTTCATGGAGGCCGGTGTTAATCATGGTGGATGCAGTAAATAATACCAACTATTTCTACCTCACGCCTTTCCAGATAACAGTGCCTGCTGTGTATGCTAAGCTCCTGGAGTATGATGGATTATACTATATGGAAATATATGACGTAGCCGAGATTACCGATACGATTTCATCAAGGGGGCTGAGTAGGCCTATATTGTTATTCAAGGCTTTGAACGGCTGGGCCTGTAATATTGCCTCATCCACCTCCACGATCAATATCACTGACTGCAGGACTACACCTATTAAAGTGGAGGCAGGTACTGGGGCAACGATTATTGAGGCTGTGGTGAAATATGTGAATACATCATCAATACAGTACGTCTCTAGTCTCCTATACGGTGATAGCCAGCCACGAGACCTGGGGAATGCATCCTGGAGACTGCTTCAATGGCTTGAAGAAAACACTTCATACGACTACGTTAAGGCGGACAGTAACTATAGCTACATATATGATCCAATAACCTTCGCTAACATAAGGAAGGGAATATGTACGGATTACGCATTGTTCACCGCTACAGCTCTCATTAACCTGAGTAGTAGTGTGTACATACTCGTCTTCAACACCACTAAGGTGGGGCATGCAACAGCGGGCATCGTGATCGGTGGTGGATTCTTTATATTGGACCAGGGGCTACCGCCTATCGAGTTAGAGGACTATTTCAGCAGCCTGGAATCCATAATAGGCGGTGTATTGGTTGGCGACGTATTCCTTCATGAAGTATGGATCGAAAACAACACTGTTAAACTATTGATGATCAGGACCTCCCTCGAAGACCTATTGAGGAAGTACCCTGATACAAATACGCTCGACGATGTCACGCCTGGTTTTATTAACGAGCTAATTAACGTGTTAAGGGAGAGATATAGGTATAATCCGGGAGCAAGACCCACTGGTTGCCTGGAATTCAATTGGGGCGGATTCAAGTATTACAGTGATATATTCGCCCACGAATACGCTGTCTACGTGGCTGACAGGTTAACGGGTACGCTGGGAGCTAATATAGTTATAACTGATGTAGATGTACCAAAATCGTACACTATACGTGTATGCTACCAGGGTTGA
- the udg gene encoding type-4 uracil-DNA glycosylase, translating to MSEWDSLVNSILNCKRCRLSQYRRNPVPGEGNVNAGVMFIGEAPGEKEDETGRPFVGAAGKLLTELIESTGFKRGDVYITNIVKCRPPGNRDPEDDEIESCLPYLLKQIELIKPRLIVALGRHAARTLFRLGGLKWVNMSMMHGRPYNAVINGLQVVIIPTFHPAAALYNPGLKDELRRDFEEVIKKHMSQAIKASTGVKARGKTILDFLNDSSRR from the coding sequence ATGTCTGAGTGGGACAGCCTGGTTAACTCTATTTTAAACTGTAAGAGGTGTAGGCTGAGCCAGTATAGGAGGAACCCTGTACCAGGTGAAGGCAACGTAAATGCTGGCGTGATGTTTATAGGTGAAGCACCTGGGGAAAAGGAGGATGAAACCGGGAGGCCATTCGTCGGGGCGGCTGGCAAGCTTCTCACTGAGTTAATAGAGTCGACTGGGTTTAAACGAGGGGACGTCTATATAACTAACATTGTTAAATGCAGGCCCCCCGGTAACAGGGATCCAGAGGATGATGAAATAGAGTCCTGCCTCCCATACCTGTTGAAGCAGATTGAGCTGATAAAGCCGAGGCTAATAGTGGCCCTGGGGAGGCATGCAGCTAGAACGCTTTTCAGGCTTGGAGGCCTTAAATGGGTGAATATGAGCATGATGCATGGGAGACCATATAACGCTGTAATAAATGGGCTCCAGGTAGTAATCATACCAACATTCCACCCTGCTGCAGCGCTCTATAATCCAGGCTTAAAGGACGAGCTTCGAAGAGACTTCGAAGAAGTGATAAAGAAGCACATGTCCCAGGCCATTAAGGCATCCACCGGCGTAAAGGCGAGAGGTAAGACTATACTGGATTTCCTTAATGATTCCTCCAGGCGGTAA
- a CDS encoding ABC transporter substrate-binding protein, translating into MSKALSRTVAIILILIVVIAIGIGAYYWSSMQQPTQVTKPTKPIHTQVLYLISNDENTRIQLYQSGTVDIAVVTPSRWRDINNTPVGNFKLVLAFDPSRPMLTIQHIILNTMKEPFNITEVRQALAWATPYQAILDQVFSGLYTRLYTIVPKGLQGYTEYNIVKYEYNLTKAREIIDQLKQRGFDPSKYTIEIAYNQGNTARQQIAAMLQNAWSQLGFRVIVNTYNWPQYLDKVDNFNFDVALLGWIPDYLDPDNYLMPFVWGGAEFTEINYYKASSPNDVSNHVSRVERVIDTEKYIVVVGPKGSGASYTGPANKPILVVSYVLDEEETMKNWEKPVSMVTIGAPGWKDIPVSALVKLSRTVLDPDIRSAVINAAVIVFNNESPMIMLGQQVGERNYGSWVYNMYYPLSAFARYDLVWEDPNAPVVDTGVSGIRNDPNTMVIATIGWPDTFDPAKSYESFGWEIFWQIYSRPITYYYENTDPEPELAVAWAFSSDATDLYLVIRGGVQAYDPWNNKTYPIDATDVLFSIWRAARTNLPGGPSWMISDFIDVNASQVLTEDEFKQVVSNGLSTVYHGQSKTVKSLDELLGFFNYSGQTAGVVKLKLKFPYPPILHVLTTAVGCVIPMEYALGNQYQQALADSNNGKNPAAWARYVLEGEDDPTYKLLKDKPVSTGPYYVADYKEDSYILLKLNPYYWNATVWYELYGFKP; encoded by the coding sequence GTGAGTAAAGCTCTAAGTAGGACCGTTGCAATAATCCTCATTCTAATAGTCGTAATAGCTATCGGTATAGGAGCTTATTATTGGAGCAGCATGCAGCAGCCAACCCAGGTCACTAAGCCCACTAAGCCTATCCACACCCAGGTACTTTACTTGATATCTAATGATGAGAATACCAGGATTCAATTATATCAATCAGGCACGGTTGATATAGCTGTTGTAACACCTAGTAGGTGGAGGGATATAAATAATACGCCGGTAGGAAACTTTAAGCTTGTACTAGCCTTCGATCCAAGCAGGCCCATGTTGACAATACAGCATATAATCCTCAACACTATGAAGGAGCCGTTTAATATAACAGAGGTGAGGCAGGCCCTTGCATGGGCTACACCGTATCAGGCTATATTGGATCAAGTGTTCAGCGGGCTCTACACGAGGTTATATACAATAGTGCCTAAGGGGTTACAGGGATACACCGAGTATAATATCGTTAAGTACGAGTATAATTTAACTAAGGCCAGGGAGATAATAGATCAATTAAAGCAGAGGGGCTTCGATCCCTCCAAGTACACGATAGAAATAGCGTACAACCAGGGTAACACAGCGAGGCAGCAGATAGCTGCAATGCTGCAGAACGCGTGGAGCCAATTAGGCTTTAGAGTAATAGTTAACACATATAACTGGCCCCAGTATCTCGATAAAGTAGATAACTTCAACTTCGATGTTGCATTACTAGGCTGGATCCCAGACTACCTCGACCCAGATAACTACCTGATGCCATTCGTATGGGGTGGTGCCGAGTTCACCGAGATCAATTACTATAAGGCTTCATCACCAAACGATGTATCCAACCACGTTTCCAGGGTTGAAAGGGTTATAGACACAGAGAAATACATTGTTGTAGTAGGTCCGAAGGGTAGTGGGGCATCATATACTGGTCCAGCAAACAAGCCGATACTAGTTGTCAGCTATGTGCTGGATGAGGAGGAAACCATGAAGAACTGGGAGAAACCAGTATCAATGGTGACTATAGGTGCGCCTGGCTGGAAGGATATACCTGTAAGCGCGTTAGTGAAGCTCTCGAGAACAGTGCTTGACCCAGATATTAGGAGTGCCGTAATCAATGCCGCCGTAATAGTGTTCAATAATGAGTCCCCGATGATAATGCTAGGGCAGCAGGTTGGAGAACGTAATTATGGATCATGGGTCTACAACATGTACTACCCGCTTTCAGCGTTCGCTAGATACGACTTGGTGTGGGAAGACCCTAATGCACCAGTGGTTGACACGGGTGTATCAGGGATAAGAAACGACCCTAACACTATGGTTATTGCTACTATTGGATGGCCGGATACATTTGATCCAGCTAAGTCCTACGAGTCGTTTGGATGGGAGATATTCTGGCAGATATACAGTAGGCCAATAACATACTACTATGAAAACACTGATCCCGAGCCAGAGCTAGCCGTGGCATGGGCGTTCAGTAGTGACGCCACTGATCTATACCTTGTTATAAGGGGCGGTGTACAGGCTTACGATCCATGGAACAATAAGACATACCCGATAGATGCAACCGACGTCCTATTCAGTATTTGGAGAGCGGCTAGGACAAACCTGCCTGGAGGTCCATCCTGGATGATCTCGGACTTCATAGATGTGAATGCATCGCAGGTGCTAACCGAGGACGAGTTTAAGCAGGTGGTAAGCAACGGCTTGTCAACCGTATATCATGGGCAGTCGAAGACCGTTAAAAGCCTTGATGAACTACTAGGTTTCTTCAATTACTCTGGTCAGACGGCTGGGGTTGTCAAGTTAAAGCTGAAGTTCCCATATCCGCCTATACTCCACGTATTGACGACGGCTGTGGGATGTGTTATACCGATGGAGTACGCCCTAGGAAACCAATACCAGCAGGCACTAGCCGACAGTAATAATGGTAAGAACCCCGCGGCGTGGGCCAGGTACGTTCTTGAAGGTGAAGACGACCCTACTTACAAGCTATTAAAGGATAAACCGGTGAGCACCGGTCCATACTACGTAGCCGACTACAAGGAAGACAGCTACATACTATTAAAACTTAACCCATACTACTGGAACGCGACAGTATGGTATGAACTCTACGGCTTCAAACCATAG
- a CDS encoding GtrA family protein gives MYKELYDSNGFKYYVLKGFEDLVELLRGKGVGVVVYLRVGLLDKLVFKLLGIPVYICGDRVILGFSVGSKDPGVPVCGVNKYGAETIELGLDAKLRLYSLKLPRMLALPLSEINRVAKFIVVGASGVVINVSTAIFSRRLLIGLDQFIANPLASSIGFESSIIWNFILHEEWTFKEAGLNKGVGERLKRLVKYHLAGAASWASQAACATLLPAYLATPFWAGQVIGVLIGFALNFLLGYIYTWSWSRLR, from the coding sequence GTGTACAAGGAGCTTTATGACAGCAATGGCTTCAAATACTATGTGCTGAAGGGATTCGAGGATCTAGTGGAGCTGCTCAGGGGTAAGGGGGTGGGCGTTGTAGTTTACCTAAGGGTGGGTCTCCTAGATAAATTGGTATTCAAGCTACTCGGGATCCCCGTGTACATTTGTGGGGACAGGGTTATCCTGGGGTTCTCAGTGGGGAGCAAGGATCCCGGGGTCCCCGTATGTGGTGTGAATAAATATGGGGCTGAGACCATTGAGCTTGGTTTAGATGCTAAGCTGAGGCTTTATAGCCTTAAGTTACCGAGGATGCTTGCCCTCCCCTTATCAGAGATCAACCGGGTAGCGAAATTCATAGTGGTGGGAGCCTCAGGAGTAGTCATCAATGTTTCAACAGCTATATTCTCACGTAGGCTACTCATAGGTCTGGATCAATTCATAGCTAATCCATTAGCGTCAAGCATAGGCTTCGAGTCAAGCATTATATGGAATTTCATTCTGCACGAGGAGTGGACTTTTAAGGAGGCTGGACTCAACAAGGGGGTCGGTGAGAGGTTGAAGAGGCTTGTAAAGTACCATTTAGCCGGTGCTGCAAGCTGGGCCAGCCAGGCAGCATGTGCTACATTACTACCAGCCTACCTTGCCACACCATTCTGGGCTGGGCAGGTCATAGGGGTGTTAATAGGGTTCGCGCTAAACTTTTTATTAGGATATATTTATACATGGAGCTGGAGTAGACTAAGGTGA